A single genomic interval of uncultured Desulfobulbus sp. harbors:
- a CDS encoding MBOAT family O-acyltransferase, producing MFFTQLSFWAFFLPVLWLSVLALHLVLPRIRTYALLIASWIFYGFWDWRFLSLFILSTLIVWILSLRIGAATQPKTRRGWLLLSLIFSLGLLGLFKYLGFFVDSFVALIGTVGLSLTDEWTLKILLPLGLSFYTFQTIGYTIDVYRGNISAERDFINFALFASFFPTLVAGPIQRAGDLLPQINSPRQVVWDDIGRGTVLCLLGLIKKIVIADALAPSVAAIYGTPDPSIVGGADVIVATWLYALQIYCDFSGYTDIARGVARMLGFDLKYNFLQPYFATSPQEFWRRWHISLSSWLRDYLYIPLGGNRGGTAAINRNLIVTMILGGLWHGAAWNFVLWGAFQGAIQVVQRLFGFKGRRPGDPLGGGIGRKGMHILITLSFFQVTAYGWMLFRASSFEQIAIFSSKIVTSPLSTAGFISAPAFPSICGIIFLFVWDLCAEYAEQQKFYLCWPIAVRSILWAMMIYLLAFGLTTTTSGFIYAQF from the coding sequence ATGTTCTTCACCCAACTGTCATTCTGGGCATTTTTCTTACCAGTTTTATGGTTATCTGTTCTTGCCCTGCATTTGGTTTTACCAAGAATCCGCACGTATGCCCTTTTGATTGCGAGTTGGATTTTCTACGGTTTCTGGGACTGGCGATTTTTAAGCCTTTTTATCTTGTCCACTTTGATCGTTTGGATTCTATCATTAAGAATCGGTGCAGCAACGCAACCAAAAACACGTCGTGGCTGGCTGCTGCTATCGCTGATTTTCAGCCTTGGGCTGCTCGGTCTGTTCAAATATCTTGGTTTTTTTGTTGACAGTTTTGTTGCGTTAATCGGAACGGTTGGCCTGTCGTTAACGGATGAATGGACATTGAAGATCCTCTTGCCTCTTGGTCTTTCCTTTTATACCTTTCAGACCATCGGTTACACGATTGATGTCTATCGAGGCAATATCTCTGCGGAACGCGATTTTATCAATTTTGCTCTGTTTGCATCCTTCTTTCCGACGCTGGTTGCAGGACCAATCCAGCGCGCCGGAGATCTGTTGCCACAGATAAACTCCCCACGTCAGGTTGTCTGGGACGATATCGGGAGGGGGACTGTACTGTGCTTACTCGGACTTATTAAGAAGATCGTAATAGCCGATGCTCTGGCACCGAGTGTGGCAGCCATATACGGTACGCCCGATCCGAGCATAGTTGGCGGTGCTGACGTAATTGTTGCTACATGGCTTTATGCTCTTCAGATTTACTGTGATTTCTCGGGGTACACTGATATTGCGAGAGGTGTGGCCCGGATGCTGGGTTTTGATCTAAAATACAATTTCTTACAGCCATATTTTGCCACCAGCCCGCAAGAATTTTGGCGGCGCTGGCATATTAGTCTTTCAAGTTGGTTACGTGATTATCTATATATCCCACTCGGCGGCAATCGGGGAGGAACTGCAGCGATCAACCGCAATTTGATTGTGACCATGATTCTCGGTGGACTATGGCACGGGGCTGCATGGAATTTCGTACTTTGGGGAGCATTTCAAGGTGCAATACAGGTGGTGCAACGCTTGTTCGGGTTCAAGGGGCGGAGGCCTGGTGATCCGCTCGGTGGTGGTATTGGCCGCAAAGGAATGCACATATTAATAACCCTGTCGTTCTTTCAGGTTACTGCCTACGGGTGGATGCTCTTCCGAGCATCATCATTTGAACAGATTGCAATCTTTTCTAGCAAAATTGTGACATCACCGCTGAGCACGGCTGGTTTTATCTCCGCTCCTGCCTTTCCATCGATCTGCGGTATTATATTCCTCTTTGTCTGGGATTTATGTGCCGAATATGCAG